The Longimicrobiales bacterium genome has a window encoding:
- a CDS encoding CoA transferase — MSVRPRPLAGIRVVDLSQNIAGPFCTQILADLGADVVKVEPPGGDPAREWAPPQWGADGTMFLSVNRGKRSITLDLKRDDARAVLDALVARADIFVESFRRGVAERLGCGAEALRERHPALIYGSVRAYGADGPLADLAGYDALAQAHGGLISVTGQPDAPARVGTSVVDYGTGTWAALAILAALRERDQSGQGTHVVAALYETAIGYNAYHLMGYFADGTVPQRHGTGFPAIAPYGAFAAADGELMIAGANDALFQKLCAALDLDSAAREPRWQTNPQRVADEATLRAEIERVTRQLPVATLEARLRTAGVPCAAIRSIDQVADEPQTSAGGLLHATPRDDAPALRGPLPPLRWNGARAAADRPPPHAGEHTQQILEELGFAPNRPGITQEE; from the coding sequence TTGAGCGTCCGGCCGCGACCGCTCGCCGGGATCCGTGTCGTCGACCTCTCGCAGAACATCGCGGGCCCATTCTGCACGCAGATCCTGGCGGACCTCGGCGCCGACGTCGTCAAGGTCGAGCCACCCGGCGGCGACCCGGCTCGCGAATGGGCGCCGCCGCAGTGGGGCGCGGACGGCACGATGTTCCTCTCGGTGAACCGTGGCAAGCGCAGCATCACGCTCGACCTGAAGCGCGACGACGCGCGAGCCGTGCTCGATGCGCTGGTCGCGCGCGCCGACATCTTCGTCGAGTCCTTCCGCCGCGGCGTCGCCGAGCGACTCGGGTGCGGCGCAGAGGCGCTGCGCGAGCGGCATCCTGCACTCATCTACGGTTCCGTGCGTGCCTACGGCGCAGATGGGCCGCTCGCCGACCTCGCGGGATACGACGCCCTCGCGCAGGCTCACGGCGGACTCATCAGCGTGACCGGTCAGCCGGACGCTCCCGCACGAGTGGGCACATCCGTCGTCGACTACGGGACTGGAACGTGGGCGGCGCTCGCGATCCTCGCGGCCCTGCGCGAGCGCGATCAGTCAGGGCAGGGGACACACGTGGTCGCGGCACTGTACGAGACGGCGATCGGGTACAACGCCTACCATCTCATGGGCTACTTCGCGGATGGCACCGTGCCGCAGCGCCACGGCACCGGGTTCCCCGCGATCGCGCCCTACGGCGCATTTGCCGCTGCCGATGGTGAGCTGATGATCGCCGGCGCGAACGACGCGCTCTTCCAGAAGCTGTGCGCAGCGCTCGACCTGGACAGCGCCGCACGCGAGCCACGGTGGCAGACCAACCCGCAGCGCGTGGCCGACGAGGCCACGCTGCGTGCCGAGATCGAGCGCGTCACGCGTCAGCTCCCCGTCGCAACGCTGGAGGCACGACTGCGCACCGCCGGTGTACCCTGCGCAGCGATCCGTTCGATCGACCAGGTCGCGGACGAACCGCAGACGTCAGCCGGCGGCCTGCTGCATGCAACGCCCCGCGACGACGCGCCAGCGCTGCGCGGCCCGCTGCCGCCGCTCCGGTGGAACGGCGCACGCGCCGCGGCAGACCGCCCGCCGCCACACGCAGGCGAGCACACGCAGCAGATACTCGAAGAGCTCGGCTTCGCACCGAACAGACCGGGCATCACACAGGAGGAGTGA
- a CDS encoding BrxA/BrxB family bacilliredoxin, with amino-acid sequence MRYPEMMIAPYRQQVTRLGAQELRTPEQVDSFVQQHADGALVVINSICGCAGGTMRPALEILHDEDGLPQAFGVVFAGADIEATDRVRELHAPVPPSSPAMVYFRDGKVAFIMERKDIQGRAVEEVAATLKEGIAAGQGSV; translated from the coding sequence ATGAGGTATCCGGAAATGATGATCGCCCCGTACCGCCAGCAGGTTACCCGCCTCGGCGCGCAGGAGCTGCGCACCCCCGAGCAGGTGGACTCGTTCGTCCAGCAGCACGCCGACGGGGCGCTGGTCGTGATCAACTCGATCTGCGGTTGCGCGGGCGGCACCATGCGCCCCGCACTCGAGATCCTGCACGATGAGGACGGCCTCCCCCAGGCGTTCGGCGTGGTGTTCGCCGGCGCCGACATCGAAGCCACCGACCGCGTCCGCGAGCTGCACGCGCCCGTCCCGCCATCCTCGCCCGCCATGGTCTACTTCCGCGACGGCAAGGTCGCGTTCATCATGGAGCGCAAGGACATCCAGGGCCGCGCGGTGGAAGAGGTCGCGGCTACGCTGAAGGAAGGGATCGCGGCGGGGCAGGGCTCGGTCTGA
- a CDS encoding ABC transporter ATP-binding protein: MTAGIHALPAQRSGLNSLRGGPVHMNPERPGRARGGVPRPPDEPGKKEKRKGLFGVGTASGEAKRLMWEHRGPLGLGLLLMAISRLAGFVLPLSSQVLLDDVIGGTRPELLVPLALAVAGATVLQALTSFGLAKVVSVTAQRAIRDMRKVVQSHVIRLPVSYYDTTKSGVLISRIMNDPEGIRNLVGTGLIQLVGGLFTAVIAFVFLIQRNWKLTLATVAILLMFAGVVGYAFKKLRPIFRKRSEITADVTGRLGEALGGVRLVKVYTAENREESVFAGGVDRLFQNISSTITGTSAVTAFSTVIVGAISVLVILVGGRAILSGTMTVGELTSFIFLVGMMVTPLVGIASISTQVSEAFAGLDRIRDLREMETEDDLDRGLEAPEDLEGDVVFDDVSFEYEPDAPVLRNVSFHAPAGTTTALVGPSGAGKSTLIGLVMAFARPQGGRVLVDGKDLTALRLRDYRSQIGVVLQDNFLFDGTIRENIAFSRPDATEEEIREAGRIAHCDEFVSRFEDGYDTVVGERGVKLSGGQRQRVAIARAILADPRILILDEATSSLDSESEALIRDGLRKLRRGRTTFVIAHRLSTITSADQILVMEEGRIVERGNHRELIDVGGLYRRLYERQHQLESDLYINPGEDPSRTSDADVARDAAASVASRTSREL; encoded by the coding sequence ATGACTGCTGGCATACATGCGTTGCCCGCACAGCGCAGCGGACTCAACTCGCTGCGCGGCGGGCCGGTTCACATGAATCCCGAACGACCCGGTCGCGCGCGCGGCGGTGTGCCCCGCCCGCCCGATGAGCCCGGCAAGAAGGAGAAGCGGAAGGGCCTCTTCGGTGTCGGGACGGCGAGTGGCGAAGCGAAGCGTCTCATGTGGGAGCATCGCGGGCCGCTCGGCCTCGGCCTGCTGCTGATGGCGATCAGCCGCCTCGCCGGGTTCGTGCTGCCGCTCAGCTCGCAGGTCCTGCTCGACGACGTGATCGGCGGCACGCGCCCGGAGCTGCTGGTTCCGCTCGCGCTCGCCGTCGCCGGTGCGACCGTGCTGCAGGCGCTGACCAGCTTCGGCCTGGCCAAGGTCGTCAGCGTGACCGCACAGCGCGCGATCCGTGACATGCGCAAGGTCGTGCAGTCCCACGTCATCCGGCTGCCCGTCAGCTACTACGACACGACCAAGTCGGGGGTCCTGATCTCACGGATCATGAACGATCCCGAGGGCATCCGGAACCTGGTCGGCACGGGGCTGATCCAGCTCGTGGGCGGGCTGTTCACTGCGGTGATCGCGTTCGTCTTCCTGATCCAGCGCAACTGGAAGCTCACGCTGGCCACGGTGGCGATCCTGCTCATGTTCGCGGGTGTGGTCGGCTACGCGTTCAAGAAGCTGCGCCCGATCTTCCGCAAGCGGAGCGAGATCACCGCGGACGTGACCGGACGGCTGGGCGAGGCGCTGGGCGGTGTGCGGCTCGTGAAGGTCTACACCGCCGAGAACCGCGAGGAGAGCGTGTTCGCAGGTGGCGTGGACCGCCTCTTCCAGAACATCTCGAGCACGATCACCGGCACGTCTGCCGTGACGGCATTCTCGACCGTGATCGTCGGCGCGATCAGCGTGCTCGTGATCCTGGTCGGCGGGCGGGCGATCCTCAGCGGCACCATGACGGTCGGTGAGCTGACCAGCTTCATCTTCCTGGTCGGCATGATGGTCACTCCGCTCGTCGGCATCGCCTCGATCAGCACGCAGGTCAGCGAGGCCTTCGCCGGCCTCGACCGCATCCGCGATTTGCGCGAGATGGAAACGGAAGATGATCTCGACCGGGGTCTCGAGGCACCCGAGGACCTGGAAGGCGACGTCGTATTCGACGATGTGAGCTTCGAGTACGAGCCCGACGCCCCCGTCCTGCGCAACGTCTCGTTCCATGCGCCCGCGGGCACGACCACCGCACTCGTCGGCCCCAGCGGCGCCGGCAAGAGCACGCTGATCGGGCTGGTCATGGCGTTCGCGCGTCCCCAGGGCGGACGCGTGCTGGTCGACGGCAAGGACCTGACAGCGCTGCGCCTGCGCGACTACCGCAGCCAGATCGGTGTCGTGCTGCAGGACAACTTCCTGTTCGACGGGACGATCCGCGAGAACATCGCGTTCTCACGGCCCGACGCCACGGAAGAGGAGATCCGCGAGGCCGGCCGCATCGCGCACTGCGACGAGTTCGTCAGCCGCTTCGAGGACGGCTACGACACCGTCGTCGGAGAGCGGGGCGTGAAGCTCTCGGGCGGGCAGCGCCAGCGCGTCGCAATCGCCCGCGCGATCCTGGCCGACCCGCGCATCCTGATCCTGGACGAGGCGACGTCCTCACTCGACAGCGAGAGCGAAGCGCTGATCCGCGACGGCCTGCGCAAGCTGCGCCGCGGGCGCACCACCTTCGTGATCGCGCACCGCCTCTCCACGATCACCAGTGCCGACCAGATCCTGGTCATGGAAGAGGGACGCATCGTGGAACGCGGCAACCATCGCGAGCTGATAGATGTGGGCGGGCTCTACCGCCGGCTCTACGAGCGGCAGCACCAGCTCGAGTCCGACCTCTACATCAACCCGGGTGAGGACCCCTCCAGGACAAGCGACGCCGACGTCGCACGGGACGCGGCGGCGTCGGTGGCGTCCAGGACGTCCCGCGAGCTGTAA
- a CDS encoding ABC transporter permease, translating to MDTLIADLRYAFRKLAGSPGFTFVALLTLALGIGANSAIFSVVYGVLFRPLPFPDSERLVRVSSTVNGNAPIDAFASATYLDLAGLTEVFTGVAAASSGTLTLTGAGEPTDLDVRVASANYFDVLGIRPQLGRSFARAENEPGSTRVVVLSNALWQQRFGADPAILNQTVLLGSEAYTVIGIMPAGFGYPGDTDAWVPLEYSEGFRSDGSRGGFYLDVIGRLRGDVSLERTRAAVDALAHRVNQTLEPAGFRFTLGIVTTPLREAIIGDVRTPLLVLLAAVGFVLLIACVNVANLLLARASTREGEMAVRTALGAGRSRIIRQLVTESVVLGLLGGLLGLVLSLWGTAAIVRMQPGDLPRISEVRVDSAVIAFTFGLSLLAALLFGVLPALQTARTSPYDALREAGRSQVGTRRSQRIRTGLVVAEIALAVLLLAGAGLLIRSFATLMEVDPGFRADGVIAFPVGLPNGPYPDDARRSMFVEQYLQRVRALPGVGAAAAVSALPLTPATLRTGFSIEGEGEISPEQVMDVRVITPGYLSAMNIPLRGGRDIQATDRAGAQPVALVNEAAVRRYFGGNDPIGRTVTMGWGREAHPDGVSGTIVGVVADVKLQELGEESLPTVYFAHAQVGVPGMSIIVRSPGRNPLLVVPRLRDELHALDANLPLDEVRLLDDVLADSVAQPRFYMTLLLLFAGVAVVLAAVGIFGVMSFAVAQRRREIGIRMALGAPHASVLRLVLREGLLLTATGVVIGLVAAVALTRVMESLLYGVAATDAVALVGATAILAGTALVASCLPARRAAGMDPLLALRAD from the coding sequence ATGGACACCCTGATCGCCGATCTGCGGTACGCGTTCCGCAAGCTGGCCGGCTCGCCCGGCTTCACTTTTGTCGCTCTTCTGACGCTCGCGCTCGGGATCGGCGCGAACAGCGCCATCTTCAGCGTCGTGTACGGCGTCCTGTTCCGGCCGCTGCCGTTTCCGGATTCGGAGCGGCTGGTCCGGGTGAGCAGCACCGTGAACGGGAACGCCCCGATCGACGCGTTCGCGTCCGCAACGTACCTGGACCTGGCCGGGCTGACGGAGGTCTTTACCGGCGTCGCGGCCGCCTCGAGTGGCACGCTGACCCTCACGGGTGCCGGTGAGCCGACGGACCTGGACGTGCGCGTGGCGAGCGCGAACTACTTCGACGTGCTCGGCATCCGTCCGCAGCTCGGCCGCAGCTTCGCCCGGGCGGAGAACGAGCCGGGTAGCACGCGCGTGGTCGTGCTGTCCAACGCGCTCTGGCAGCAGCGCTTCGGGGCCGATCCCGCGATCCTGAACCAGACGGTGCTGCTGGGCAGCGAGGCGTACACCGTCATCGGCATCATGCCCGCAGGGTTCGGGTATCCCGGGGACACGGACGCCTGGGTTCCGCTGGAGTATTCAGAGGGGTTCCGCAGCGACGGATCACGCGGCGGGTTCTACCTGGACGTGATCGGACGACTGCGCGGCGACGTATCGCTCGAGCGTACGCGAGCTGCGGTCGATGCACTCGCCCATCGGGTCAACCAGACGCTGGAGCCGGCCGGGTTCCGGTTTACCCTCGGCATCGTCACCACGCCGCTGCGCGAGGCGATCATCGGCGACGTGCGCACGCCGCTGCTGGTCCTGCTGGCGGCCGTCGGGTTCGTGCTGCTGATCGCATGCGTCAATGTGGCCAACCTGCTGCTCGCCCGTGCGTCCACCCGCGAGGGCGAGATGGCGGTGCGCACCGCACTCGGCGCCGGGCGCTCCCGCATCATCCGTCAGCTCGTCACAGAGAGCGTCGTGCTCGGCCTGCTGGGCGGATTGCTCGGTCTCGTCCTCTCGCTCTGGGGCACTGCCGCGATCGTGCGGATGCAGCCCGGCGACCTGCCGCGCATTTCGGAAGTGCGTGTCGACAGCGCCGTCATCGCGTTCACGTTCGGTCTCTCCCTGCTCGCGGCACTGCTGTTCGGCGTGCTGCCCGCGCTCCAGACTGCGCGGACGTCGCCGTACGACGCGCTGCGCGAGGCGGGACGCAGCCAGGTCGGAACGCGCCGCAGTCAGCGCATCCGCACGGGACTGGTCGTCGCGGAGATCGCGCTCGCCGTGCTGCTGCTGGCGGGCGCTGGCCTGCTGATCCGCAGCTTCGCGACGCTGATGGAGGTCGACCCGGGCTTCCGCGCGGATGGTGTGATCGCGTTCCCGGTGGGGCTGCCGAACGGGCCCTATCCGGACGACGCACGGCGATCGATGTTCGTCGAGCAGTACCTGCAGCGTGTGCGCGCACTCCCCGGCGTGGGCGCCGCAGCCGCCGTGTCCGCGCTGCCGCTCACCCCGGCCACACTGCGCACCGGCTTCTCGATCGAGGGCGAAGGCGAGATCTCGCCGGAGCAGGTGATGGACGTCCGGGTCATCACCCCCGGGTACCTGTCCGCGATGAACATCCCGCTTCGCGGCGGTCGTGACATCCAGGCCACGGACCGTGCAGGCGCACAGCCGGTGGCCCTGGTCAATGAAGCCGCCGTACGCCGCTACTTCGGCGGCAACGATCCCATCGGCCGCACGGTCACCATGGGCTGGGGGCGCGAAGCGCACCCGGACGGCGTGTCCGGCACGATCGTCGGTGTCGTGGCGGACGTGAAGCTGCAGGAGCTGGGCGAGGAGTCGCTGCCAACGGTGTATTTCGCGCACGCCCAGGTCGGCGTTCCGGGCATGAGCATCATCGTGCGCTCACCTGGCCGGAACCCGCTGCTCGTCGTGCCGCGCCTGCGCGACGAGCTGCACGCGCTGGACGCAAACCTGCCGCTCGACGAGGTGCGCCTGCTGGACGACGTCCTCGCAGACTCCGTCGCACAGCCGCGCTTCTACATGACACTGCTGCTGCTGTTCGCGGGCGTCGCTGTGGTGCTCGCGGCGGTCGGCATCTTCGGTGTCATGTCGTTCGCGGTCGCGCAGCGTCGACGCGAGATCGGAATCCGCATGGCGCTCGGCGCACCCCACGCCAGCGTGCTGCGCCTGGTGTTGCGTGAAGGGCTGCTGCTGACGGCAACGGGCGTGGTGATCGGCCTCGTCGCGGCCGTTGCACTCACGCGGGTAATGGAAAGCCTGCTCTACGGTGTAGCCGCAACCGATGCGGTTGCGCTGGTCGGCGCAACCGCCATCCTCGCCGGGACGGCGCTGGTCGCGAGCTGCCTGCCCGCACGCCGCGCAGCCGGCATGGACCCGCTGCTCGCGCTGCGCGCGGACTGA
- the solA gene encoding N-methyl-L-tryptophan oxidase, which translates to MAVTADVLVLGLGAAGSAAAWQCAARGARVIGIDRWAPPHDRGSSFGRTRIIREAYYEHPLYVPFLRRSLDLWRALETESGRTLLVTTGGAMIGPPDGELVAGALSSAREHGIAHELLDAPSFESRFPGYQLQPDWVALVENRAGLLLPEACIESFHACARARGAELRTDERAIAWKADSNGVVVETDQQRYHASRLVIAAGAWLPQLVPELAPVLQIERQVLMWFDPARKAERFDAEHSPIALWEFERGRIFATFPDLGDGFKAGLHHGGPTCDPETLERSPIKADERAIRWLLARLAPDTNGALRDACVCMYTNTPDHHFVIDRHPYHEQVVIASACSGHGFKFASATGEMIAQLTLDGRTQLDLAPFAVQRLLREAPVQ; encoded by the coding sequence ATGGCGGTGACTGCCGACGTCCTCGTCCTCGGCCTGGGCGCAGCCGGCAGCGCCGCGGCATGGCAGTGCGCCGCGCGCGGTGCCCGCGTGATCGGCATCGATCGCTGGGCACCACCGCACGATCGCGGCTCCAGCTTCGGCCGCACGCGCATCATCCGTGAGGCCTACTACGAGCACCCGCTGTACGTACCCTTTCTGCGACGCTCCCTGGACCTGTGGCGCGCGCTGGAAACGGAGTCCGGCCGCACGCTGCTCGTGACCACCGGCGGCGCGATGATCGGCCCGCCCGACGGCGAGCTCGTCGCGGGAGCCCTTTCCAGCGCCCGCGAGCATGGGATCGCGCACGAGCTGCTCGATGCACCCTCGTTCGAATCGCGCTTTCCGGGGTACCAGCTGCAGCCGGACTGGGTCGCGCTGGTGGAAAACCGGGCGGGGCTGCTGCTGCCGGAGGCGTGCATCGAGTCGTTCCATGCGTGCGCGCGCGCGCGCGGCGCCGAGCTGCGCACGGATGAGCGAGCAATCGCGTGGAAGGCTGACAGCAACGGCGTCGTGGTCGAAACGGACCAGCAGCGGTACCACGCGTCGCGCCTCGTGATCGCTGCGGGCGCGTGGCTGCCACAGCTCGTTCCCGAGCTGGCGCCGGTGCTGCAGATCGAGCGACAGGTGCTGATGTGGTTTGATCCCGCGCGCAAGGCGGAGCGGTTCGATGCGGAGCACTCGCCGATCGCACTGTGGGAGTTCGAGCGCGGTCGCATCTTCGCGACTTTCCCGGATCTGGGCGACGGCTTCAAGGCGGGGCTGCATCACGGCGGACCGACGTGCGATCCGGAAACACTGGAGCGCTCACCGATCAAGGCCGACGAGCGCGCGATCCGCTGGCTGCTCGCGCGCCTGGCCCCGGACACCAACGGCGCGCTGCGCGATGCGTGCGTCTGCATGTACACGAATACGCCGGACCATCACTTCGTGATCGACCGGCACCCGTACCATGAACAGGTCGTGATCGCGAGCGCCTGCTCCGGCCACGGTTTCAAGTTCGCGAGCGCGACCGGCGAGATGATTGCGCAGCTCACGCTCGACGGAAGGACCCAGCTCGACCTCGCGCCCTTCGCCGTGCAGCGGCTGCTGCGAGAGGCACCGGTGCAGTGA